From one Planococcus citri chromosome 3, ihPlaCitr1.1, whole genome shotgun sequence genomic stretch:
- the LOC135839163 gene encoding pelle-like serine/threonine-protein kinase pik-1, whose translation MSSFRSSSETQCRKQIKYVHELPYYERNELCLCLDLNNKWKALGGIYLNFDYLLLNRYEMAAHHRSPTDSLLSEWASQNGTILKLYKYLHKLHNYQAMKILKPFVDPKYHCYILEEDDANISFSTGGEYNLRNHSSITNPVSASNKNRVSSRSNAAQPPAASLSSQRRSRSGSGDTPATLETNLTKMSLDACSVHIPYRELQEATAGWDRRLTLGRGGFGVVFRGSWKNTAVAIKRLESQRPNDPHYNAAEVHRQQSLRELKYLNNYKHDNILPLYGYSIDGERPCLIYQFMSNGSLEDRLQCRQGTSALSWWQRVTIANGSARGLQFLHSMEIPLIHGDIKSANILLDCNFVPKIGDFGLAKEGPIKDITHVEITKIQGTKPYLPHEFLRGRKLSVKVDTYGFGVVLFELGTGLRAYDGSRKERFLRDHCHEAENNSVYLNDSKAGPEEDYYYVLLIKLGVQCTHDTAKSRPLMADVLKELDNMMENRQLLSRMTASQFTAERRLSIPQGSHSILVPHYLYPSPPASRPAVLSTSPTAPSHLQGPILGTIEGSVVNVQRRISPVMLTPPMSIQNPTNEQVLSHCLLDKKTEIPVNPQVNVQPPTSQPVSDTELSYGTSANCTALDIDTHNCIPEGEDQNDLDNAPIPVNSVLENKQS comes from the exons ATGTCATCATTTCGATCGTCGAGTGAAACACAGTGTAGGAAACAAATTAAGTATGTGCATGAACTCCCATACTATGAACGAAATGAATTGTGTTTATGTTTGGATTTGAACAACAAATGGAAAGCTTTGG GAGGCATATACTTGAACTTCGATTACCTTTTATTAAACAGATATGAAATGGCTGCTCATCATCGTTCTCCCACAGACAGCTTACTAAGCGAATGGGCCAGTCAAAatggtacaattttgaaattatacaaaTACCTGCACAAACTGCATAATTACCAAgctatgaaaatattgaaaccaTTTG TTGATCCAAAATATCATTGTTACATTTTGGAGGAAGATGATGCTAATATTTCTTTCTCAACTGGTGGTGAATACAACTTACGGAATCATTCTTCAATCACAAATCCAGTCAGTGCATCAAATAAA AATAGAGTATCAAGTAGATCAAATGCTGCTCAGCCTCCTGCTGCATCACTTTCATCTCAACGAAGATCTAGGTCTGGTTCTGGAGATACTCCAGCCACGCTAGAAACTAATTTAACAA AAATGTCTTTGGATGCCTGCTCTGTTCATATACCTTACAGAGAGTTACAGGAGGCAACTGCAGGCTGGGATAGAAGACTTACCTTAGGAAGAGGTGGTTTTGGGGTAGTTTTTAGAGGCTCTTGGAAGAATACAGCAGTTGCCATTAAACGACTTGAATCACAG AGACCTAATGACCCTCACTATAATGCGGCAGAAGTTCACAGACAGCAGTCTTTGAGAGAATTGAagtatttaaataattataaacaCGATAACATTTTACCCCTTTATGGATACAGTATTGATGGAGAAAGGCCTTGCTTAATTTATCAGTTCATGTCGAATGGCTCCTTAGAAGATCGATTGCAATGCAGG CAAGGCACCAGTGCTTTATCATGGTGGCAACGTGTGACCATTGCAAATGGGTCAGCAAGAGGATTACAATTTTTACACAGCATGGAGATACCTTTGATTCATGGTGATATCAAAAG tgCCAACATACTTCTGGATTgcaattttgttccaaaaattggagattttgGCTTAGCCAAAGAAGGTCCTATCAAAGATATCACTCATGTAGAAATCACCAAAATACAAGGCACTAAACCTTACTTACCTCATGAGTTTCTTAGAGGAAGAAAATTATCAGTCAAAGTGGACACATATGGATTTGGAGTG GTGTTATTCGAGTTGGGAACTGGTTTAAGAGCTTATGATGGGTCAAGAAAAGAAAGATTCTTG AGAGATCATTGCCACGAAGCAGAAAACAATTCAGTatatttaaatgattcaaaagcTGGGCCTGAAGAAgattattattatgtacttttaataaaattgggTGTTCAGTGTACTCATGATACTGCTAAAAGTAGACCACTCATGGCTGATGTACTGAAAGAATTGGATAATATGATGGAAAATAGACAATTACTGA gcAGAATGACTGCGTCACAGTTCACTGCTGAACGAAGGCTGTCCATACCACAGGGCTCGCATTCAATTTTGGTGCCCCACTACTTATATCCA AGCCCTCCTGCCAGCAGACCTGCAGTGCTGAGTACGTCGCCTACAGCCCCATCGCATTTACAAGGTCCAATTTTGGGAACTATTGAAGGAAGTGTCGTGAACGTTCAAAGAAGAATATCTCCAGTTATGCTTACACCTCCAATGAGTATTCAAAATCCCACCAATGAACAAGTTCTGAGTCACTGTCTCCTTGATAAAAAGACTGAAATACCAGTGAATCCGCAAGTTAATGTACAACCTCCTACATCACAGCCAGTTAGTGATACAGAACTTTCCTATGGAACTTCTGCCAACTGTACAGCTTTGGATATTGATACCCATAATTGTATACCTGAA GGCGAAGACCAAAATGATCTAGATAATGCGCCAATACCAGTCAATAGCGTATTAGAAAATAAGCAGAGTTGA
- the LOC135839164 gene encoding uncharacterized protein LOC135839164 produces MERSLFQLFRLLVLIFCVNCVQLNYSLNGYRRTNTIIQKCLQKYGLPIDMCTCPEELDVSNRRRVLSCIEEDYDRIKTELQLYKWPVAVSNSVDLFFDEHGWLTELTEEETKTLNEISDEQKRSRTRLVRLCQHILIDLASLYTNIQQLNDNIDSNKKLEKYQPSERRNIFCNAITATRSQRKKIHDMLIQANGHFPNKVNIYNHAEWNECIDIFMNVSNIENRKNWVEYESEYT; encoded by the exons ATGGAACGTTctcttttccaactttttcgactccttgttttaattttttgtg ttaattgTGTCCAACTGAATTATTCGCTGAATGGT tATCGACGTACCAatacaataatacaaaaatgcCTTCAAAAATACGGTTTACCAATAGATATGTGTACATGTCCGGAGGAACTGGATGTTTCCAACAGGAGACGAGTTTTGAGCTGCATTGAAGAAGATTAC GACAGAATTAAAACTGAACTCCAACTATACAAATGGCCGGTCGCTGTGAGCAATTCagttgatttgttttttgacGAACACGGATGGTTGACTGAGTTAACTGAAGAAGAAACAAAAACGCTGAATGAAATTTCGGATGAGCAGAAGAGATCGAGAACACGCCTGGTGAGACTTTGTCAGCATATACTTATCGACTTGGCTAGTCTCTACACTAATATACAGCAGTTGAATGATAACATTGATTCAAACAAGAAGTTGGAAAAGTATCAGCCGTCAGAAAGAAGAAATATATTTTGTAATGCTATTACCGCGACGAGATCACAAAGAAAAAAGATTCATGATATGTTGATACAAGCAAATGgtcattttccaaataaagtCAACATTTATAATCATGCAGAATGGAATGAATGCATTGACATATTCATGAATGTGTCGAACATTGAAAACAGAAAGAATTGGGTAGAATACGAATCTGAATACACGTAG
- the LOC135838986 gene encoding otoferlin-like, which translates to MMDRNQSNADIELKQVLENFTEHCDKYISITESRSKADMRIKLDRDRMEMCLREIKSIREKVEKLKADVTKQSLGDAFNEAQLYLEKLKNMVEDPQDALPDVFLWLIVNKKRHAHFRIAAKDLIFSAIEEERGKFCSKVNTIFFKLPAHKTSDSCSKWLQAKLDIYLWLDLFKEREHFLKGYPAGYERPIEVEDIEKPNFLPPLKIHYTEKNMFEFRAHMHEACALKISDDYSGQSDPFARVFVGEYSIQTEEKNNTLTPKWEKTLIIDGITLYGSKEYIKNEPPLIAIEILDKDTWCESDFLGVVIAKPHVKLANEDDCAISLEWHSIQQRNGDHSGGLFAKFELIQKEYSPDSNCRDVQPSFKISQIPSTIAPKMATYRIDVLFWGLRNLETGILAKVIEPTVRVEVECEGKNLYSSEMQVAPYNPHSKDLVQSHKLEFPEDTTYRSLPPLTIRMFNKQIIGKKSIGFHVIESVQKYIHDPAIEYGRNDIIGVNDLKTLHSTKEEIIELDKDLTIENQTLGNCVDSEDADDTRNSWWARYSASKETHFSQDEPEGENQDNKKKTTVAFDVYPNELEAQPEFDRFQDLFSSFDLCCEKENPDDNNEVTGTFKGSFKVCKLPLPENMPSDLEFVRRLHRSLSSNNSTRVMVHIYIVEARNLHPNNSQEDSDPYISLFLGSGSQTLESDSISNEQNPVFGKCFKIEADFPQDSLLTIQVWDKILLGSDFLIGETKIDLENRFYSRHRATCGLPKKYETTGCNKWRDIMTPTEILQELCTNSKLDPPSYETSAVKIGSKRFKIPNAAIEGDDEQLALAILHHWDKMEPPIGCALVPEHVETRPLYMNIPGEESMERGKLIMWVDMFPLDKSARNSELREVDISPRKQESYELRVIIKNTKNVKLDDNAFFTGEKMSDIYVKGFPKGAKSARLCTMHTLEKNDPINMINIFEKKKVNGWWPFYTIKENGDKELTGKVEAELHLLTKEEAEKKPAGEGRSEPYALDKPLRPDSSFLWILNFSKTAKHIIWKNYKWTILKFSSIILLVVFIFAVFFQLPHYLVVKLFDKL; encoded by the exons ATGATGGACAGGAATCAATCAAATGCTGATATTGAACTAAAACAGGTCCTAGAGAACTTCACTGAACATTGTGATAAATACATATCAATAACTGAATCAAGATCAAAGGCTGATATGCGCATCAAACTCGATCGTGATAGGATGGAAATGTGCCTTAGAGAAATA AAATCGATCAgagaaaaagtagaaaaattgaaagctgaTGTCACGAAACAATCATTAGGAGACGCATTTAATGAAGCACAGCTTTActtggagaaactgaaaaatatggTCGAAGAT CCTCAAGACGCACTTCCGGATGTTTTTTTGTGGCTCATAGTCAACAAAAAAAGACACGCACATTTCAGAATAGCGGCAAAGGATTTGATATTCTCCGCGATCGAAGAAGAGCgaggaaaattttgttcaaaagtcAATACAATATTCTTTAAG CTTCCGGCTCATAAAACATCAGATTCATGTAGCAAATGGCTGCAAGCCAAATTAGATATCTATCTATGGCTGGATTTATTCAAGGAAAGAGAACATTTCTTAAAGGGATACCCAGCAGGATACGAAAGGCCAATTGAAGTTGAAGATATTGAAAAACCAAACTTTCTTCCACCTTTGAAAATACATTACACAGAGAAAAAC ATGTTTGAGTTTCGAGCTCATATGCATGAAGCGTGTGCACTAAAAATATCAGATGATTATTCAGGTCAATCTGATCCTTTTGCACGAGTGTTCGTCGGAGAATATTCAATACAGACTGAG GAAAAGAATAACACTTTAACGCCAAAATGGGAGAAAACATTGATTATCGATGGTATCACGCTGTACGGATCGAAAGAGTATATAAAAAACGAACCACCTCTCATCGCAATAGAAATTCTAGATAAGGATACttgg TGTGAATCCGACTTCTTAGGAGTAGTCATTGCAAAACCTCATGTTAAACTAGCAAACGAAGATGATTGCGCCATTTCATTGGAATGGCATAGTATTCAGCAGCGAAATGGTGATCATTCTGGCggactttttgcaaaatttgaactcaTTCAG aaagAATATTCCCCTGACTCTAATTGTAGAGACGTTCAACCTAGCtttaaaatatcacaaattCCATCTACCATTGCACCCAAAATGGCAACGTACCG AATAGACGTCCTTTTTTGGGGTCTAAGGAATTTAGAAACAGGTATTTTGGCGAAAGTCATAGAACCAACCGTACGAGTAGAAGTAGAATGCGAAGGAAAAAATCTATACTCATCTGAGATGCAAGTTGCTCCGTACAACCCTCATTCTAAAGATTTGGTCCAATCTCACAAATTG GAATTTCCAGAAGATACAACATACAGGTCATTACCACCTTTAACAATACGCATGTTTAATAAGCAAATAATTGGAAAGAAATCAATAGGTTTTCATGTCATTGAAtcggttcaaaaatatattcatGATCCTGCGATCGAATATGGAAGAAATGACATTATTG GAGTCAATGATCTTAAAACGTTACATTCGACGAAAGAAGAAATAATTGAATTGGACAAG GATTTAACTATTGAGAATCAAACACTCGGTAACTGCGTAGATTCAGAGGACGCAGATGATACTCGTAACAGTTGGTGGGCAAGATATTCCGCGTCTAAGGAAACACATTTTTCTCAA GATGAACCTGAGGGAGAAAATCAGgataataaaaagaaaacaacagtTGCATTCGAC gtgTATCCAAATGAACTGGAAGCACAGCCGGAATTTGACCGTTTTCAGGACTTGTTTTCATCATTCGACCTTTGCTGTGAGAAAGAGAACCCTGACGACAATAATGAAGTTACTGGTACTTTCAAG GGTTCATTCAAAGTATGTAAATTACCCTTACCGGAGAATATGCCTTCTGATCTTGAATTTGTGCGCAGACTTCATCGAAGTCTTTCATCTAATAATTCTACTCGTGTGATGGTCCATATTTACATCGTCGAAGCTAGAAATCTTCATCCGAATAATTCACAAGAGGATTCAGATCCTTACATCAGTCTTTTTTTGGGATCGGGATCGCAAACGTTAGAGAGTGATTCAATTTCGAATGAACAAAATCCAGTATTCGGAAA atgtttcaaaattgaagctgATTTTCCTCAAGATTCACTGTTGACCATTCAAGTTTGGGACAAGATACTACTAGGTTCCGACTTCTTAATTGGTGAaacaaaaatcgatctggaaAACCGATTTTATAGTAGACATCGTGCAACGTGtggtttaccaaaaaaatatgaaac AACTGGTTGTAACAAATGGAGAGATATAATGACGCCAACAGAAATATTACAAGAGCTTTGTACAAATTCTAAGCTAGATCCACCTTCCTATGAAACAAGTGCAGTTAAAATTGGTTCTAAACGATTTAAGATTCCGAACGCGGCAATCGAAG GAGATGACGAACAATTAGCCTTAGCTATACTGCATCATTGGGATAAAATGGAACCACCTATAGGTTGCGCTTTAGTTCCAGAGCACGTTGAAACGAGACCTTTATACATGAATATACCTGGCGAAGAAAGTATGGAGAGA gGTAAGTTAATAATGTGGGTAGATATGTTTCCCCTGGATAAATCTGCACGTAACTCGGAACTACGAGAAGTCGATATATCTCCTAGAAAACAAGAATCATACGAATTACGAGTGATtataaaaaatactaaaaatgtAAAGCTGGACGATAATGCTTTCTTTACtggtgaaaaaatgtcagaTATATATGTAAAAGG ATTTCCGAAAGGAGCTAAATCTGCTAGATTATGTACAATGCATACGTTGGAAAAGAACGATCCTATTAACATGATCAATATATTCGAGAAAAAGAAAGTGAATGGATGGTGGCCTTTCTACACTATAAAAGAAAACGGAGATAAGGAATTGACG GGAAAAGTTGAAGCTGAGTTGCATCTTCTCACTAAAGAAGAAGCCGAAAAAAAACCAGCTGGAGAAGGCCGAAGCGAACCGTATGCTTTGGATAAACCATT GCGTCCAGATAGTTCGTTTCTgtggattttaaatttctccaagaCGGCCAAACACATAatatggaaaaattacaaatggactatattaaaattttcatccatcaTTTTACTCGTCGTATTCATCTTTgcagtattttttcaacttccacATTACTTGGTTGTTAAACTATTCGATAAATTGTAA